A genomic segment from Campylobacter sp. MG1 encodes:
- a CDS encoding cytochrome c3 family protein, translating to MRFISIICLFACFLFANENVLKDSLGKVNVDFSEKAYEVKGIHKKLNLKCNDCHLEAQEKDYSSAMLNSCIKCHGDYSKLAEYTAGYGHNNNVHQSPHYDKLDCDNCHKTHKPSVNMCARCHSQEILKNLKVK from the coding sequence ATGAGATTTATTAGCATTATATGCTTATTTGCCTGTTTTTTATTTGCAAATGAAAATGTATTAAAGGATTCGTTAGGAAAAGTAAATGTAGATTTTAGTGAAAAAGCCTATGAAGTTAAAGGAATTCATAAAAAATTAAATCTTAAGTGTAATGATTGCCACCTAGAAGCACAAGAGAAAGATTATTCATCAGCTATGCTAAATAGTTGTATAAAATGCCACGGGGATTATTCAAAATTAGCAGAATATACTGCAGGTTACGGACATAATAACAATGTTCATCAAAGCCCACATTATGATAAATTAGACTGCGATAATTGTCATAAAACTCATAAGCCATCTGTTAATATGTGTGCTAGATGCCATAGCCAAGAAATCTTAAAAAATTTAAAAGTAAAATAA
- a CDS encoding aspartate kinase, giving the protein MLVVQKYGGTSVGNLERIENVANRVIKSRKIYKDMVIVVSAMSGRTNQLIDNANFYSSCPNKKEMDMLLSVGERETAALLAIALISKGYDAVSLSGKEAGLLTTDDYTNAKIISIDTDRIKNELEKGKIVVIAGFQGFAANGNTTTLGRGGSDLSAVAFAGALGADLCEIYTDVDGVYTTDPRIEPKARKLDKISYEEMLELASLGAKVLQNRSVELAKKLNVKLVTRSSFNENEGTIITSEEKMEQALVSGIALDKNQARITLRQVEDKPGIAASIFTTLAKKDINVDMIIQNAGYDGTTNIGFTVPQSELNNAECAMRELLGNNAIITTDSEIVKVSVVGVGMKTHSGVASAAFEALAKEGINIEMISTSEIKISMVVSSKYAELAVRTLHKVYNLDK; this is encoded by the coding sequence ATGTTAGTGGTTCAAAAATATGGTGGTACAAGCGTTGGTAATTTAGAACGTATAGAAAATGTTGCAAATAGAGTTATCAAATCTCGTAAAATTTATAAGGATATGGTTATAGTTGTTTCTGCTATGAGTGGAAGGACAAATCAATTAATAGATAATGCTAATTTTTATTCAAGTTGTCCTAATAAAAAAGAAATGGATATGCTTCTTTCAGTTGGCGAGAGAGAAACAGCAGCACTTTTAGCTATAGCTTTAATATCTAAAGGATATGATGCTGTATCTTTAAGTGGAAAAGAAGCTGGTCTTTTAACTACTGATGATTATACGAATGCTAAAATTATTAGTATTGATACTGATAGAATTAAAAATGAATTAGAAAAAGGAAAAATCGTAGTAATAGCTGGTTTTCAAGGATTTGCAGCGAATGGAAATACTACTACACTTGGCCGTGGTGGCAGTGATTTAAGTGCTGTTGCATTTGCTGGAGCATTAGGTGCTGATTTATGTGAAATTTATACAGATGTTGATGGAGTTTATACTACAGATCCTAGAATTGAGCCTAAAGCTAGAAAATTAGATAAAATTTCTTATGAAGAAATGTTAGAACTTGCTAGTTTAGGAGCTAAAGTTTTACAAAATAGAAGCGTTGAATTAGCAAAAAAATTAAATGTAAAATTAGTTACTAGAAGTAGCTTTAATGAAAATGAAGGAACAATAATTACAAGTGAGGAAAAAATGGAACAAGCATTAGTTAGTGGAATAGCGTTAGATAAAAATCAAGCAAGAATTACTTTAAGACAAGTAGAAGATAAACCTGGCATTGCAGCTAGTATTTTTACAACCTTAGCTAAAAAAGATATAAATGTAGATATGATTATTCAAAATGCAGGATACGATGGAACTACAAATATAGGTTTTACAGTTCCACAAAGTGAGTTGAATAATGCTGAATGTGCTATGAGAGAATTATTAGGTAATAATGCGATTATTACAACTGATAGTGAGATTGTAAAGGTTTCTGTTGTTGGAGTTGGAATGAAAACTCATTCTGGCGTTGCTAGTGCAGCATTTGAAGCGTTAGCAAAGGAAGGAATTAACATAGAAATGATTTCAACTAGTGAGATTAAAATTTCTATGGTAGTTAGTTCAAAATACGCTGAACTTGCCGTAAGAACGCTACATAAAGTTTATAATTTGGATAAATAA
- a CDS encoding Fic/DOC family protein — translation MSDYFEELITKNKLGISDYKKFENASKNLTIIRAHTLIKNPIKGKFDYKHLKAIHKHIFQDVFSWAGKDRYELGLYSAMFKGNSMFCAGKFIPSEANRIFNNLAKKNYFMDIKNIDDFAVNLAEFLGDLNALHPFREGNGRTERIFVNELAKNAGFKLDLGLISQKDTIDASIKAMDCDFSLYENLIKAMLKENIY, via the coding sequence ATGAGTGATTATTTTGAAGAACTTATTACAAAAAATAAATTAGGCATAAGTGATTATAAAAAATTTGAAAATGCATCAAAAAATTTAACAATTATAAGAGCACATACTTTAATTAAAAATCCTATTAAAGGAAAATTTGATTATAAACATTTAAAAGCTATTCACAAACATATTTTTCAAGATGTTTTTAGTTGGGCTGGTAAAGATAGATATGAATTAGGCTTATATTCTGCTATGTTTAAGGGCAATAGTATGTTTTGTGCTGGTAAATTTATACCTAGTGAAGCTAATAGAATTTTTAATAATTTAGCTAAAAAAAATTATTTTATGGATATTAAAAATATAGATGACTTTGCTGTTAATTTAGCTGAATTTTTAGGTGATTTAAATGCTTTACATCCATTTAGAGAAGGCAATGGTAGAACTGAAAGAATTTTTGTAAATGAACTTGCAAAAAATGCTGGATTTAAATTAGATTTAGGTCTTATTAGTCAAAAAGATACTATTGATGCTAGTATAAAAGCTATGGATTGTGATTTTTCTTTATATGAAAATTTAATTAAGGCTATGTTAAAGGAAAATATCTATTAG
- a CDS encoding HobA family DNA replication regulator, giving the protein MQDSSNFIKDFIDKQGLFYNWLDSRRFEIGPFLMTRLSFLLDGKSFIVITDDERIWFEEYFLNLVNSKSTRPLVPFFSLKGFKLDNYDKNEDLLDDLLNIAFPDGYVYFYVGKDNSKMAKLAKSKDNSLLFIFDEEYDNSFCIKSNDEHKDIKLITIAQLINVCIDGIIFSRVKI; this is encoded by the coding sequence ATGCAAGATTCTTCAAATTTCATAAAAGATTTTATTGATAAACAGGGTTTATTTTATAACTGGCTTGATAGTAGACGGTTTGAAATAGGTCCTTTTTTAATGACTAGGCTTAGTTTTTTATTAGATGGCAAGTCATTTATAGTCATTACTGATGATGAAAGAATATGGTTTGAAGAATATTTTTTAAATTTAGTAAATTCAAAAAGCACCAGACCTTTGGTGCCTTTTTTTAGTTTAAAGGGCTTTAAGCTTGATAATTACGATAAAAATGAAGATTTATTAGATGATTTATTAAACATTGCTTTTCCTGATGGCTATGTATATTTTTATGTTGGAAAAGATAATTCAAAAATGGCTAAACTTGCAAAAAGTAAGGATAATTCTTTATTGTTTATTTTTGATGAAGAATATGATAATTCTTTTTGCATTAAGTCAAATGATGAGCATAAGGATATAAAATTAATAACAATAGCACAATTAATAAATGTATGTATTGATGGTATAATATTTTCTAGGGTTAAAATTTGA
- the folP gene encoding dihydropteroate synthase — protein MKEAEFFIVDKDDAININATPYAEDRFFKKTNQHYIYIKNISAVAANILKQDAISVGANVLNHKNAILGNSKNDSILEINDVNIKDLSDKLKLQQFSCNRLSNFLDRLKINKKYPKIMAIMNINNDSFYENSRIKIDDFLTKTYDFIENGASIIDIGAMSSRPNSKYLGENIEFDRLKPIFKIIKENNLCDKIDFSLDSFSEKCLKNALDLGFKYINDISANTSLSNLAIQYDATYILMHSKNNYIENYVNSNCITSNYNNDKFVILNEVYNFFKTKLQEISSKVIIDFGIGFGKNEFENLVLIKYLNHFKTLGKEILLAASNKRCFANERELLSLIAHAKSGADYIRVHDVKKQSELLKYLKKMDEI, from the coding sequence GTGAAAGAAGCTGAATTTTTTATTGTAGATAAAGATGATGCAATAAATATTAATGCTACACCATATGCTGAGGATAGATTTTTTAAAAAGACTAACCAGCATTATATTTATATAAAAAACATAAGTGCAGTTGCTGCTAATATTTTAAAACAAGATGCAATTAGTGTTGGTGCTAATGTTTTAAATCATAAGAATGCTATTTTGGGTAATAGTAAAAACGATAGTATTTTAGAGATTAATGATGTAAATATAAAAGATTTATCAGATAAACTTAAATTACAGCAATTTTCATGTAATAGATTAAGTAATTTTTTAGATAGATTAAAAATAAATAAAAAATACCCAAAAATAATGGCTATTATGAATATAAATAATGATAGTTTTTATGAAAATTCTAGAATTAAAATAGATGATTTTTTAACAAAAACTTATGATTTTATAGAAAATGGTGCAAGTATTATTGATATAGGAGCTATGAGTTCAAGACCAAATTCAAAATATTTAGGTGAAAATATAGAATTTGATAGATTAAAACCTATTTTTAAAATTATAAAAGAAAATAACTTATGTGATAAAATAGATTTTAGTCTTGATAGTTTTAGTGAAAAATGTCTTAAAAATGCACTTGATTTAGGCTTTAAATATATAAATGATATTAGCGCAAATACATCTTTATCAAATTTAGCTATTCAATATGATGCAACATATATTTTAATGCATTCTAAAAATAATTATATAGAAAATTATGTTAATTCTAACTGTATTACTTCAAATTATAATAATGATAAATTTGTTATTTTAAATGAAGTTTATAATTTTTTTAAAACAAAATTACAAGAGATTAGTAGCAAGGTAATAATAGATTTTGGTATAGGATTTGGTAAAAATGAATTTGAAAACTTGGTTTTAATAAAATATTTAAATCATTTTAAAACATTAGGCAAAGAAATTTTATTAGCTGCTTCAAATAAAAGATGTTTTGCAAATGAAAGAGAATTATTAAGTTTAATAGCACATGCTAAAAGTGGTGCTGATTACATTAGAGTTCATGATGTTAAAAAACAATCAGAACTTTTAAAATATTTAAAAAAAATGGATGAAATATGA
- a CDS encoding cytochrome c3 family protein encodes MKNKIAFTCMIVIITLVLVFLGEKIVHVTGKYPFCGSCHSWDGPIAITNVNDDIHGAKNPKGVVVNCADCHLPHDNLAKYLLTKAKNGIAEGFTTLTKDPTKKDWLANREHARKNYTFDSSCLKCHENAFVKDNESTLPIHLTYLSFKGSADEMKCTDCHKHVGHKDLAQTLYDLKDTTPHSWEDWEKQRANKNN; translated from the coding sequence ATGAAAAATAAAATAGCTTTTACTTGTATGATAGTAATCATAACTCTTGTTTTAGTATTCTTAGGAGAAAAAATTGTTCATGTAACAGGCAAATATCCGTTTTGTGGGAGTTGCCATTCTTGGGATGGACCTATAGCAATCACAAATGTTAATGATGATATACACGGGGCTAAAAATCCTAAAGGAGTGGTAGTTAATTGTGCTGATTGTCATTTACCACACGATAATTTGGCAAAATACTTATTGACTAAAGCTAAAAACGGAATAGCAGAAGGCTTTACAACTTTAACAAAAGACCCAACTAAAAAAGATTGGCTAGCAAATAGAGAACACGCTAGAAAAAATTATACTTTTGATAGCTCTTGTCTAAAATGCCACGAAAATGCTTTCGTAAAAGACAATGAAAGCACATTACCAATCCATCTTACTTATCTAAGCTTTAAAGGTAGTGCTGATGAGATGAAATGCACCGATTGTCATAAACATGTAGGGCATAAAGATTTAGCACAAACTTTATATGATTTAAAGGACACAACTCCACATAGTTGGGAAGATTGGGAAAAACAAAGAGCTAATAAAAATAATTAA
- the hemW gene encoding radical SAM family heme chaperone HemW, with the protein MRFYIHIPFCVSKCSYCSFASVTNQSNVIKYFEALNLDLERFLPLKNNIKSIYFGGGTPSLINAKYYKNIFDKFKNYIDNETEISIEANPNSLTYEWIQNMLDYGVNRISLGVQSFNDKKLLFLNRAHTSKIAIEKIMMLKKIGINFSIDIIYGTFLDDKKMLDDELSVIKNLNINHLSAYTLILENNTPFANKTEFLQKNDELNCYFYNELNNLGLKAYEISNFATNIKYECNHNKAYWNKENYIGLGLSSVGTTELKRFYASNDLIEYIKNPTKRICETLSLDDNKFEKIFLGLRSSVGVDINLVDINKLKILENDGLIKIINNRFYNNNYLLSDEIALFIS; encoded by the coding sequence ATGAGATTTTATATTCATATACCATTTTGCGTTAGTAAATGTTCTTATTGTTCATTTGCAAGTGTTACAAATCAATCTAATGTAATTAAATATTTTGAAGCATTAAATTTAGATTTAGAGCGTTTTTTACCATTAAAAAATAACATAAAAAGTATATATTTTGGTGGAGGTACGCCAAGTTTAATTAATGCAAAATACTATAAAAATATTTTTGATAAATTTAAAAATTACATAGATAATGAAACTGAAATAAGCATAGAAGCAAATCCTAATTCGCTAACTTATGAATGGATACAGAATATGTTAGATTATGGTGTAAATCGCATAAGCTTAGGAGTGCAAAGTTTTAATGATAAAAAATTACTTTTTTTAAATAGAGCTCATACTAGCAAAATCGCAATAGAGAAAATAATGATGCTAAAAAAAATAGGTATAAATTTTAGTATTGATATTATCTATGGAACATTTTTAGATGATAAAAAAATGCTTGATGATGAATTAAGTGTTATAAAAAATTTAAATATAAATCACTTAAGTGCTTATACTTTAATATTAGAAAATAATACGCCATTTGCTAATAAAACTGAATTTTTACAAAAAAATGATGAATTAAATTGCTATTTTTATAATGAACTTAATAATCTTGGTTTAAAAGCATATGAAATTAGTAATTTTGCTACAAATATTAAATATGAATGTAATCACAATAAAGCATATTGGAATAAAGAAAATTATATAGGATTAGGACTTAGTAGCGTTGGGACTACAGAACTTAAAAGATTTTATGCTAGCAATGATTTAATTGAATATATAAAAAATCCTACTAAAAGAATATGCGAAACGCTTAGTTTAGATGATAATAAATTTGAAAAAATTTTTTTAGGATTAAGAAGTAGCGTTGGAGTTGATATAAATTTAGTAGATATTAATAAATTAAAAATACTAGAAAATGATGGCTTGATTAAAATAATAAATAATAGATTTTATAATAATAATTATTTACTAAGTGATGAAATAGCATTATTTATAAGTTAA
- the lepA gene encoding translation elongation factor 4, with protein MQNIRNFSIIAHIDHGKSTLADCLITTCNAIEQRKMSKQVMDTMDIEKERGITIKAQSVRLNYTYNKENYILNLIDTPGHVDFSYEVSRSLASCEGALLVVDASQGVQAQTIANVYMAIEHDLEIIPVINKIDLPAANPAKVKAEIEHIIGIDCSNAIEVSAKAGIGIAELLQAICERIPAPKSNQNKLKALIYDSWFDSYLGALALVRVRDGEINKNDEIYLMHEGVKHNVLDLRYPHPLNPMPTNTIKAGEVGIVVLGLKDIAQISVGDTITLAKDKATEPIEGFAKAKAFVFAGIYPIETDKFEDLRDALDKLKLNDSSISYEPETSLALGFGFRVGFLGLLHMEVIKERLEREFNLDLIATAPSVTYEVNLTDGSVLNIQNPSDLPPINKIDHIKEPYVKATIITPSEFLGNLITLLNNRRAIQTKMDYITENRVLLEYDIPMNEIIMDFYDKLKSLTRGYASFDYEFCDYRVGDLVKLDIKVAGEAVDALSIIVPNQKALSKGRDLVKAMKDIVPRQLFEVAIQASIGNKIIARENVKSMGKNVTAKCYGGDITRKRKLLEKQKEGKKRMKAIGKVSLPQEAFLSILKID; from the coding sequence ATGCAAAATATAAGAAATTTTTCAATAATAGCACATATAGACCATGGTAAAAGCACTTTAGCAGATTGTTTAATCACAACTTGCAATGCTATAGAGCAACGCAAAATGAGTAAGCAAGTAATGGATACTATGGATATAGAAAAAGAGCGTGGAATTACTATAAAAGCTCAATCAGTTAGATTAAATTATACTTATAATAAAGAAAATTATATTTTAAATCTTATTGACACCCCAGGTCATGTGGATTTTTCGTATGAAGTTAGTAGAAGTTTAGCAAGTTGCGAAGGGGCATTATTAGTAGTTGATGCTTCACAAGGCGTTCAAGCACAAACAATTGCGAATGTTTATATGGCAATTGAGCATGATTTAGAAATAATTCCTGTAATTAATAAAATTGACCTACCCGCAGCAAATCCTGCAAAAGTAAAGGCTGAAATTGAGCATATAATAGGAATTGATTGTTCTAATGCAATAGAAGTTAGTGCAAAAGCTGGGATAGGAATTGCTGAATTATTACAAGCAATTTGTGAGAGAATTCCTGCACCAAAAAGTAATCAAAATAAGCTAAAAGCATTAATTTATGATAGCTGGTTTGATAGCTATTTAGGGGCTTTAGCTTTAGTTAGAGTAAGGGATGGAGAGATTAATAAAAACGATGAAATATATTTAATGCACGAAGGCGTAAAGCATAATGTATTAGATTTACGCTATCCACACCCACTAAATCCAATGCCAACAAATACAATTAAAGCAGGAGAAGTTGGTATCGTCGTATTAGGATTAAAAGACATAGCACAAATTAGCGTAGGAGATACAATAACCCTAGCAAAAGATAAAGCAACAGAGCCAATTGAAGGTTTTGCTAAAGCAAAAGCCTTTGTATTTGCAGGGATTTATCCGATTGAAACTGATAAATTTGAAGATTTAAGAGATGCTTTAGATAAATTAAAACTAAATGATAGCTCAATCTCATACGAGCCAGAAACTTCACTTGCTTTAGGTTTTGGTTTTAGGGTTGGCTTTTTAGGTTTATTGCATATGGAAGTTATAAAAGAACGCTTAGAGCGTGAGTTTAATTTGGATCTAATAGCAACCGCTCCTAGCGTTACTTATGAAGTTAATTTAACCGATGGAAGCGTATTAAATATCCAAAACCCAAGCGACTTACCACCTATAAATAAAATAGACCACATAAAAGAGCCTTATGTAAAAGCTACTATAATAACTCCTAGCGAGTTTTTAGGGAATTTAATTACTCTTTTAAATAATCGCCGTGCAATACAAACAAAAATGGATTATATAACAGAAAATAGAGTATTGCTTGAATACGATATACCTATGAATGAGATTATTATGGACTTTTATGATAAATTAAAATCACTTACTCGTGGATATGCTAGTTTTGATTATGAATTTTGTGATTATAGAGTGGGAGATTTAGTAAAGCTTGATATAAAAGTGGCAGGAGAAGCGGTTGATGCGTTAAGTATTATCGTGCCAAATCAAAAGGCTTTAAGCAAAGGTAGAGATTTAGTAAAAGCTATGAAAGATATTGTGCCTAGACAATTATTTGAAGTAGCAATTCAAGCAAGTATAGGCAATAAAATCATAGCTCGTGAAAATGTAAAATCAATGGGTAAAAATGTTACTGCTAAATGCTACGGCGGGGATATTACTAGAAAAAGAAAGCTACTTGAAAAGCAAAAAGAAGGTAAAAAGCGTATGAAAGCAATAGGTAAAGTATCTTTACCACAAGAAGCATTTTTAAGTATTTTAAAGATTGATTAA
- a CDS encoding RNA pyrophosphohydrolase: MLMEKKFRKNVAAIVLSQDYPFSCKILVALRMDIEVWQFPQGGIDDGETPKEALFRELEEELGTNCFELIAEYPEWLSYEFPTDAVKKKYNFDGQIQKYFLVKIKENNAINLNTAEPEFKECFFVDYKDINSYINHFKKPIYTKVLKYFQKEGFLGC; this comes from the coding sequence ATATTGATGGAGAAGAAATTTAGAAAAAATGTTGCGGCGATAGTTTTATCTCAAGATTATCCATTTTCGTGTAAAATTTTAGTAGCTTTGAGAATGGATATTGAGGTTTGGCAATTTCCGCAAGGTGGTATAGACGATGGAGAAACTCCTAAAGAAGCATTATTCAGAGAATTAGAAGAAGAACTAGGAACTAATTGTTTTGAGTTAATAGCTGAGTACCCTGAATGGCTTAGTTATGAGTTTCCAACTGATGCTGTTAAGAAAAAATATAATTTTGATGGACAAATTCAAAAGTATTTTTTAGTTAAAATTAAAGAAAATAATGCTATTAATTTAAACACAGCTGAACCTGAGTTTAAAGAGTGTTTTTTTGTTGATTATAAAGATATAAATTCTTATATAAATCATTTTAAAAAACCAATTTATACAAAGGTTTTAAAATATTTTCAAAAAGAAGGGTTTTTAGGATGTTAG
- a CDS encoding zeta toxin family protein, with product MKIDEKIFNKIWKKECAKFNAISTDNPKAFVLGGQPGAGKSNLIETVRKELNKNVIVINGDDYRKYHPDYANLQAIYGKDSPKHTATFAGMITEMILDKAIKNKLNIVIEGTFRTTTTPIKTLQLFKDNGYNTNVLIQTCHKDISWQSCLERYEKMLETNPAEARFTDKVHHDLVANCLANNIKEVYDSNLVDDMRIYIRINNFNKELNIDNSLSFNVDILNSYIN from the coding sequence ATGAAAATTGATGAAAAAATATTTAATAAGATATGGAAAAAAGAATGTGCCAAATTTAATGCAATATCTACAGATAATCCTAAAGCATTTGTTTTAGGTGGTCAGCCAGGTGCAGGTAAATCAAACTTAATAGAAACCGTAAGAAAAGAATTGAATAAAAATGTTATCGTAATAAATGGAGATGATTATAGAAAATATCATCCAGATTATGCTAATTTACAAGCTATTTATGGCAAAGATTCGCCTAAACACACTGCTACATTTGCAGGAATGATTACTGAAATGATTTTAGATAAAGCTATCAAAAATAAATTAAATATAGTAATTGAAGGAACTTTTAGAACCACTACTACACCAATTAAAACACTACAATTATTTAAAGATAATGGTTATAACACAAATGTATTAATTCAAACTTGCCATAAAGATATTAGTTGGCAATCTTGCCTTGAAAGATATGAAAAAATGTTAGAAACAAATCCAGCTGAAGCTAGATTTACAGATAAGGTCCATCATGATTTAGTGGCTAATTGTTTAGCTAATAATATTAAAGAGGTTTATGATTCTAATTTAGTTGATGATATGAGAATTTATATAAGAATAAATAATTTTAATAAAGAATTAAATATTGATAATAGTCTTAGTTTTAATGTAGATATTTTAAATAGTTACATAAATTAA
- a CDS encoding DNA polymerase III subunit delta', protein MNSEIIITQDYDSYIKDLYENNRICKVYQGDEFLLENARDIMQNAYLMEEHDKIFVLAYKDYSVQAQNYMLKLLEEPPVGVYFKILVYSKNILLPTIKSRLISKKLYSNKIDLILNLNLHTITLIEISELKLDYSPSDFVVLLFKECIKQNIRLSTTLLDEFYKCYELGKLNLNIKVIAIRLLLGIIRERS, encoded by the coding sequence TTGAATAGCGAAATTATAATTACGCAAGATTATGATTCTTATATTAAAGATTTGTATGAGAATAATAGAATTTGCAAGGTTTATCAAGGTGATGAATTTTTATTAGAAAATGCTAGAGATATTATGCAAAATGCATATTTGATGGAAGAGCATGATAAAATTTTTGTTTTAGCGTACAAAGATTATAGTGTTCAAGCACAAAATTATATGTTAAAATTGTTAGAAGAGCCACCAGTCGGTGTTTATTTTAAAATTTTGGTTTATTCTAAAAATATTTTATTACCTACTATAAAATCTAGATTAATATCTAAAAAATTATATAGTAATAAAATTGATTTAATATTAAATTTAAATTTACATACAATTACTTTAATTGAAATATCTGAACTTAAATTAGATTATTCTCCTAGTGATTTTGTAGTATTATTATTTAAAGAGTGTATTAAACAAAATATTAGATTAAGTACTACCTTGCTTGATGAATTTTATAAATGTTATGAATTGGGTAAATTAAATTTGAATATTAAGGTTATAGCTATTAGATTATTGTTAGGGATAATACGTGAAAGAAGCTGA
- a CDS encoding Fic/DOC family protein: MKENKLSFEELVTKNKLGIEYIKEFDKASRIYTLARAEELKTNPIKGNFDYEHLKAIHKHIFQDVFSWAGLDRDDLGLKNEFKKLAPNGTYSEFVPGIYLKDTAKQIFDFLKEDNYLKDCKNIDEFASALSEVYRNIDYLHPFREGNGRTERIFLNQLAQNAGYKLDLGLIDKDKLIQASAMANQCNLVKLKTIILKNLKSFKENNKEK; this comes from the coding sequence ATGAAAGAAAATAAATTAAGTTTTGAAGAACTTGTAACTAAGAATAAATTAGGTATAGAATATATTAAAGAATTTGATAAAGCTTCAAGAATTTATACTCTAGCTAGAGCAGAAGAATTAAAAACAAATCCCATTAAAGGCAATTTTGATTATGAGCATTTAAAAGCTATTCATAAACATATTTTTCAAGATGTATTTAGCTGGGCTGGTCTTGATAGAGATGATTTAGGTTTAAAAAATGAATTTAAAAAATTAGCACCTAATGGAACTTATAGTGAATTTGTCCCTGGAATTTATTTAAAAGATACTGCTAAACAAATATTTGATTTTTTAAAAGAAGATAATTATCTTAAAGATTGTAAAAATATTGATGAATTTGCAAGTGCTTTAAGTGAGGTTTATAGAAATATTGATTATTTACACCCATTTAGAGAAGGTAACGGAAGAACTGAGAGAATATTTTTAAATCAATTAGCGCAAAATGCAGGATATAAACTTGATTTAGGTTTGATTGATAAAGATAAATTAATTCAAGCTTCAGCGATGGCAAATCAATGTAATTTAGTGAAATTAAAAACTATTATTTTAAAAAACCTTAAAAGTTTTAAAGAAAATAATAAGGAAAAGTAA